In Desulfovibrio sp. 86, the following proteins share a genomic window:
- a CDS encoding IS481 family transposase produces the protein MESFNQNVIKHKTGLLNLAAELGNISKACRVMGFSRDTFYRYQTARDAGGVEALFDVSRRKPNLKNRVEEATEVAVTTFAIDFPAHGQVRASNELRKQGVFVSPSGVRSIWMRHGLASMKQRLRALEKKSAEEGLVLTEAQVQALERKKHDDEACGEIETHHPGYLGSQDTFYVGTIKGVGRIYQQTFVDTYSKWAAAKLYTTKTPITGADLLNDRVLPFFSSQEMGLIRILTDRGTEYCGKVEQHDYELYLGVNGIEHTKTKARHPQTNGICERFHKTILQEFYQVAFRRKLYHSLDELQVDLDAWIDNYNSKRTHQGKMCCGRTPMQTLLDGKQLWMEKVGQLN, from the coding sequence ATGGAAAGCTTCAATCAAAACGTCATCAAGCACAAGACCGGACTTCTGAATCTCGCCGCCGAACTCGGCAACATTTCCAAGGCCTGCCGCGTCATGGGCTTTTCGAGAGACACCTTTTACCGGTATCAAACAGCACGAGATGCCGGGGGCGTCGAGGCGCTGTTTGATGTCAGCAGGCGCAAACCCAATCTGAAAAATCGTGTTGAAGAAGCCACGGAAGTCGCCGTGACCACTTTTGCCATCGATTTTCCCGCCCACGGGCAAGTGCGGGCCAGTAACGAGTTGCGTAAACAAGGTGTATTTGTTTCTCCCTCCGGAGTGCGTTCCATCTGGATGCGGCACGGGCTGGCATCCATGAAACAGCGTTTACGCGCACTGGAAAAGAAGTCCGCCGAGGAAGGCCTTGTGCTGACGGAAGCTCAGGTGCAGGCCCTGGAGCGTAAAAAGCACGACGACGAAGCCTGTGGTGAAATCGAAACTCACCATCCCGGGTATCTCGGCAGCCAGGACACGTTTTACGTCGGGACCATCAAAGGCGTGGGGCGCATTTACCAACAAACCTTCGTGGATACATACTCCAAGTGGGCCGCAGCCAAGCTCTACACCACCAAGACGCCCATCACCGGAGCCGATTTGCTCAACGACCGAGTTCTGCCGTTCTTTTCCTCACAGGAAATGGGTCTTATCCGTATCCTGACGGACAGGGGCACGGAATACTGCGGCAAGGTTGAACAGCATGATTATGAACTATATCTTGGCGTGAACGGCATAGAGCATACCAAAACAAAGGCCAGGCATCCGCAGACAAACGGCATTTGCGAGCGCTTCCACAAAACGATCTTGCAGGAGTTTTATCAGGTTGCTTTTCGGCGTAAGCTGTATCACTCTCTGGACGAGTTGCAGGTAGACTTGGACGCCTGGATAGACAACTACAATTCAAAGCGAACTCATCAAGGGAAAATGTGTTGTGGCAGAACGCCTATGCAGACACTCCTTGACGGAAAACAACTTTGGATGGAAAAGGTCGGACAGCTCAACTAA
- a CDS encoding tetratricopeptide repeat protein: MKIEDLRNVAGIYLFPCHARLAMEEGNWEEACFFWQKYLAVAPDNAVSLYYLGWCLLQQGKSTKDILPADQYRLFIEACYYFEHVLAMPDLQGHKHFQWPLSEARFRASFCCADPQKAKRLRRKAMESLADIATRENAHFPEMAAIVFWFNLEFQLGYRQRRFVARLALLTCRAVKDKYNTESSFFDTYGNVLTFYARCSSSHAERKKILLLALENFECNIQYSEGDSFSGLINSGYCLTELAQIEPDDVKAGPSLQRALDYYTQAIALNPTASNVWSSAGFSLIEIARRQESTAAKRKSLYDARKKCETAVELDPKNSVAWSNTGLVLRALALLENDTALQFKLLNDALEKSMYAAELDPTTITAYANAGYCLQQLAFYEKSDSEKCKRLYEALKNFSNASIEPQLVDTTIWISLAETLMFLSDIEHELASKHELLCKAVKNIKRAVKNDKECSSAWSTWGVTLIGLSKLEPDNAAKEKLLRDALEKCEQAKSIDPAEPAAWSNVGATLVELSRMTPDVETKRELLQSAVEKYERVVQLDSTRSHSFSLLGSALKDLAGLTTDGVAKGGLLRDALKKFARAVELDPTDDWARERVENLQSELAKMA; the protein is encoded by the coding sequence ATGAAAATTGAAGATCTTCGCAATGTCGCTGGGATATACCTGTTTCCGTGCCATGCCCGACTGGCCATGGAGGAAGGAAACTGGGAAGAGGCCTGCTTCTTTTGGCAAAAATATCTTGCGGTCGCCCCTGATAATGCGGTGAGTCTGTATTATCTGGGGTGGTGCTTATTGCAGCAGGGCAAGAGCACCAAAGACATTTTGCCTGCGGACCAGTACCGCCTGTTCATCGAGGCCTGCTACTATTTTGAGCATGTTCTCGCAATGCCTGATCTGCAGGGGCATAAGCACTTTCAGTGGCCTTTGTCCGAGGCGCGATTTCGCGCTTCGTTTTGCTGCGCCGATCCACAGAAGGCCAAGCGCCTCCGGCGGAAAGCCATGGAGAGCCTTGCCGACATTGCCACGCGTGAAAATGCGCACTTCCCAGAAATGGCCGCAATTGTCTTTTGGTTCAACCTTGAATTCCAGCTAGGGTATAGGCAGCGGCGCTTTGTAGCGCGGTTGGCTTTGCTGACCTGCCGTGCAGTTAAGGACAAGTACAATACTGAGAGTAGCTTTTTTGATACATATGGAAATGTACTAACCTTTTATGCTAGATGTTCATCAAGTCATGCGGAACGAAAAAAGATACTACTGTTAGCATTGGAGAATTTTGAATGTAACATTCAATACAGTGAAGGTGATTCCTTTTCAGGCTTGATAAATTCCGGATATTGCCTCACTGAATTGGCTCAAATTGAGCCCGATGATGTGAAGGCCGGTCCATCACTGCAGCGTGCGCTGGATTATTACACGCAGGCTATTGCGCTTAATCCGACAGCTAGTAATGTTTGGAGTAGTGCCGGTTTCAGTCTTATTGAGATTGCTAGGCGTCAAGAGAGTACAGCGGCCAAAAGAAAATCGCTATATGATGCGCGGAAAAAATGCGAAACAGCTGTGGAGCTTGACCCGAAAAACAGTGTCGCATGGAGTAACACTGGCCTTGTTCTTAGGGCACTTGCCTTGCTTGAAAATGATACGGCGCTTCAGTTTAAATTGCTGAACGACGCACTGGAAAAAAGTATGTACGCTGCTGAGCTTGATCCGACAACCATTACCGCCTATGCGAATGCTGGTTATTGTTTACAACAACTTGCTTTTTATGAAAAGAGCGACTCTGAAAAGTGCAAACGGCTGTACGAAGCACTGAAAAACTTTTCTAATGCTTCAATAGAACCTCAACTTGTTGACACGACTATCTGGATTTCCCTCGCGGAAACGCTTATGTTCCTTTCAGATATTGAACATGAATTGGCATCAAAACACGAATTACTGTGTAAAGCAGTAAAAAATATCAAACGCGCTGTGAAGAATGACAAGGAATGTAGTTCGGCGTGGTCTACTTGGGGGGTGACTCTTATAGGGCTTTCCAAACTGGAGCCCGATAACGCCGCGAAAGAAAAATTGCTCCGTGATGCACTTGAAAAATGCGAACAGGCTAAATCTATTGACCCGGCAGAGCCTGCTGCATGGAGCAATGTTGGGGCAACTCTTGTAGAGCTTTCAAGGATGACGCCTGATGTGGAGACCAAGCGGGAATTGCTGCAGAGTGCGGTAGAAAAATACGAGCGTGTTGTGCAGCTTGATTCGACACGCAGCCATTCCTTTTCTCTTTTGGGATCTGCGCTCAAAGACCTTGCTGGCCTTACGACTGATGGCGTGGCCAAAGGCGGATTACTGCGCGATGCACTGAAAAAATTTGCGCGTGCTGTGGAGCTTGACCCGACAGACGATTGGGCAAGGGAACGCGTGGAGAACCTCCAGAGTGAGCTGGCCAAAATGGCATAG
- a CDS encoding DUF4875 domain-containing protein, whose amino-acid sequence MEDRVAAAGAAMALDAAGKSALTPPPAEAAPSWDVAKAKSLPYAVYDAKRDHRATTGRTKLNLRIILASKNAKGQIIPLEDTSTVTKEQLAATVIAAAKYYAKAAGVQFVGVALDSQFGAGVATTQLAVADYAPDGKGVSGNDNWTWQQVKAAENGLTKQELTMQELWGKWRSQYQTPQGITDEAALSAAIGSKLGIAPSEVSTAYKPLFDVPESFVDTVQPAPGLTPKQK is encoded by the coding sequence ATGGAAGATCGTGTTGCCGCGGCCGGAGCCGCCATGGCTCTTGATGCTGCTGGCAAGTCCGCTTTGACTCCCCCCCCGGCCGAAGCTGCTCCATCATGGGACGTAGCCAAGGCAAAATCTCTGCCATATGCCGTGTATGACGCCAAAAGGGACCACCGCGCCACAACGGGCCGCACCAAACTGAACCTGCGCATCATTCTGGCCAGCAAAAACGCCAAGGGGCAGATTATTCCGCTGGAAGACACGTCCACAGTTACCAAGGAACAGCTGGCAGCCACGGTTATTGCTGCTGCCAAATATTATGCCAAGGCGGCTGGCGTGCAGTTTGTGGGTGTGGCTCTGGATTCGCAGTTTGGCGCGGGCGTTGCGACTACGCAGCTTGCCGTTGCGGACTATGCGCCAGACGGCAAAGGCGTTTCCGGCAACGACAACTGGACATGGCAGCAGGTGAAGGCTGCGGAAAACGGCCTGACCAAACAGGAACTGACCATGCAGGAACTGTGGGGCAAGTGGCGCAGCCAGTATCAGACGCCGCAGGGCATAACTGACGAGGCTGCCTTGAGCGCCGCCATTGGCAGTAAATTAGGCATTGCCCCCAGTGAAGTTTCCACTGCCTATAAGCCGCTGTTTGATGTGCCGGAAAGCTTTGTGGACACCGTGCAGCCTGCGCCAGGGCTTACTCCCAAGCAAAAATAA